One genomic region from Vanessa tameamea isolate UH-Manoa-2023 chromosome 14, ilVanTame1 primary haplotype, whole genome shotgun sequence encodes:
- the LOC113402224 gene encoding RNA-binding protein NOB1 — protein MSKKVNHLVVDTTAFIKAANLQNIAESIYTIQEVIDEITNDRQRRKLVVLPYDLEVKDVFTENIKFITEFSKKTGDYTSLSATDIKIMALTYQLEKEILGTSHLKTEPTMQKTVKVSGLSSFNSNNENKTEAESVNTADLTSDSNLNINITNKDDEISKNIDKPFITKVGNDETNDENIEENTLDEAIAEQIKNMDLREDNEADACIVKVSDNEETDSEQSEEESDSDDGDWITPANLKEKRKEMEEGEFEDINVEIACITSDFAMQNVLKQIGLNVTSIDGRIIKQLRTFIFRCTTCFKTTSVMTKLFCPKCGHSTLKKVAVSVDDEGNQHIHINGRKPLSAKGKKFSLPTPRGGQHFQYPILTEDQHIQKRFATKLARNKTNALDADYVAGFSPFVMKDVNSKSAVLGVRADKQDVKYWMKHYSKGKKK, from the coding sequence ATGTCAAAGAAAGTGAACCATTTGGTTGTGGATACTACTGCTTTTATAAAAGCGgccaatttacaaaatattgctgaGTCAATATATACAATTCAAGAAGTTATCGATGAAATCACGAACGACAGGCAGCGCAGGAAGCTTGTGGTATTACCATACGACTTAGAGGTTAAAGATGTTTTTACTGAAAACATCAAATTTATCACAGAATTTTCCAAAAAGACTGGTGACTATACCAGTCTCTCAGCGACCGATATCAAAATCATGGCTTTAACCTATCAATTGGAGAAGGAGATTTTAGGTACTAGTCATCTCAAAACTGAACCTACAATGCAAAAGACTGTCAAGGTATCGGGACTCTCTAGTTTTAATtctaacaatgaaaataaaacagaagCTGAATCCGTAAATACTGCAGACTTAACATCAGATAGTAatctaaatatcaatattacaaataaagatgatgagatatctaaaaatatagacAAACCGTTTATTACTAAAGTAGGAAATGATGAAacaaatgatgaaaatattgaagAAAACACACTAGATGAAGCAATAGCAGAACAAATCAAAAACATGGATTTAAGAGAAGATAATGAAGCTGATGCATGTATCGTAAAAGTATCTGATAATGAAGAAACTGATAGTGAACAAAGTGAAGAAGAATCCGACAGTGATGATGGGGATTGGATTACACCAGCAAATTTAAAAGAGAAGAGAAAGGAAATGGAAGAAGGAGAATTTGAGGatataaatgttgaaattgCTTGCATTACATCAGATTTTGCAATGCAGAATGTTTTGAAACAGATTGGTTTAAATGTAACATCAATTGATGGTAGGATTATTAAGCAACTTAGGACATTTATTTTCCGTTGCACCACTTGCTTTAAAACAACTAGTGTTATGACTAAACTGTTTTGTCCTAAATGTGGTCATTCTACACTAAAAAAAGTGGCAGTCAGTGTGGATGATGAGGGAAATCagcatattcatataaatgGACGGAAGCCTCTTTCAGCCAAAGGCAAAAAATTCAGTTTGCCCACACCTAGAGGTGGACAGCACTTTCAATATCCAATACTTACTGAGGATCAACATATCCAGAAGAGATTTGCAACAAAATTAGCCCGCAATAAAACAAATGCCCTTGATGCTGATTATGTAGCAGGATTTTCACCCTTTGTCATGAAAGATGTTAACTCAAAATCTGCAGTTTTGGGTGTAAGAGCTGACAAGCAAGATGTTAAATATTGGATGAAGCATTACTCAAAGGGAAagaaaaaatga
- the LOC113402219 gene encoding 3'-5' RNA helicase YTHDC2-like: MSSKKGKRNLGNKHFPIAESVSIALKIQLDKFLNDENETELQFPTFLSAQERGFIHETVAKLGLKSKSRGKGVNRYLTIYKRVGSTIIQNDAKLILDSNMRCVIKEVFNAFPITAKEKEDLSLSPEKERAPQLIHKTLGQLNNGVAQIPNTTYNPDLLKFREKLPVYEQRQDLLNAILHNQVIIVAGATGCGKTTQLPQLVLDYCQEHKQPARIYCTQPRRISAVSVAERVAYERMEKIGQSIGYQIRLESRVSPRTVLTYCTNGVLLRTLMGGDTALTGVTHVLVDEVHERDKFSDFLLVALRDALGRLKDLKLVLMSATMDTQIFSRYFNNCPVITIPGRLHEVQRYYLEDILKMTKYTTKKMVQVERELKAKLKSGQSYWSHLEGQKQSPEEISKDEKEAIDPGLQADMDEFLDECFNEGSLDSFSQLLYMFMSEGVPASLAHSRCGRSALAGAALRGLRDVAEQLLRIGADPTLKDKSGKTPYDHAVENGHTECAKLLATFDRSEEAKNGQEEDTSADDFLLDVYNHAFSEELIDHDLMLALVRHIHMNMPKGSILIFLPGYDDIVALRDLIQSCTEMNVMKYQIFTLHSNMQTLDQKKVFNPLPNARKIIISTNIAETSITIDDVVYVIDSCKVKEKYYESNGGVCSLQCVWTSRACCQQRAGRAGRTKPGHCFHMCSKRRFKTLPLNSVPEILRVPLQELCLHTKLLAPGNTPIADFLAKALEPPSFLAVRNAVTLLKTIGALTSMEDLTEIGQHLLDLTVEPKLGKMLLYACVMKCLDPILTIVCSLANKEPFQISMNPENRKKGGLARKEFAADCYSDHMALLRAFQAWQAARANGTEKAFCAKYLICGATMEMIVGFRSQLLAQLRALCLVKARGSGDIKDVNINSEKWHVVKAVLVSGLYPSIARVDRDSSTLRTSKEVKVAFHPSSTLHRGGGVTGSQKSVQNLPTDWVVFEEISRVGRFCFIRCNTLITPLTVALFGGPLRLKSGAFTQRANPPGLSSDSDSEADENNSSPDTAVLTLDDWMAFTADASDAISVYYLRQKLSALVLRRMSNPAKPMSPLDEQILSTVVHVIGAEEKNIGLIQPSGIGQRPKPLTLDSPNWRMRVDEEQYRHENKYYPQYGQNDYGNNYYQNSYGYRNGQRPGWRNDGMPQGFSPQSYSGPKSPMSPNGKLLLANIEKYAEASDGSVRYFVAKADDVHAVEAAQASGSFAFSQNTAKKLQKAQQEGHRVVVLFSVASASKFVGAAALMDSGALDWLSGQHAPYHMLRHIANSLTGGSRVAGARDGTELCGAAGRAMLAALTSRRRHPHAQHSQHSQHTQHTHGQHSQHAQHAQHGHPHQPRPIQKHSGDL, translated from the exons atgagttcAAAGAAGGGCAAGCGTAATTTAGGTAATAAGCATTTTCCAATAGCCGAGTCTGTAAGTATAGCTCTGAAGATACAGTTGGATAAGTTTTTAAACGACGAAAATGAAACAGAACTTCAGTTTCCTACGTTTTTGTCGGCTCAAGAACGAGGATTCATTCACGAGACTGTCGCCAAGTTGGGGTTGAAGTCTAAATCGCGCGGGAaag gtGTGAATCGgtacttaactatatacaagCGAGTGGGATCAACTATTATTCAAAATGATGCAAAGCTCATACTCGACTCAAACATGCGTTGTGTTATCAAAGAAGTCTTCAATGCATTTCCGATAACGGCCAAAGAAAAGGAAGATTTGTCTTTATCTCCTGAAAAAGAACGGGCTCCTCAGCTTATTCACAAAACACTGGGGCAATTGAATAATGGTGTGGCACag ATACCGAATACAACGTATAATCCAGATTTACTGAAATTTAGGGAAAAATTGCCAGTGTATGAGCAAAGACAGGATTTACTGAATGCAATTTTACATAATCAG GTAATAATTGTAGCAGGTGCAACAGGATGTGGCAAGACTACCCAGCTCCCTCAGCTGGTGCTAGACTATTGCCAAGAGCACAAGCAGCCAGCCAGGATATATTGCACTCAGCCTAGAAGAATTTCTGCAGTTTCAGTTGCAGAGAGG GTGGCTTATGAGAGAATGGAGAAAATAGGTCAGTCTATTGGCTACCAGATAAGGTTGGAGTCGCGTGTGAGTCCTCGGACTGTACTTACATATTGTACCAATGGTGTACTGCTACGGACGCTCATGGGTGGTGATACTGCTCTTACTG GTGTGACGCATGTGCTGGTGGATGAGGTGCACGAGCGCGACAAGTTCAGCGATTTCCTGCTGGTGGCTCTGCGGGACGCGCTCGGACGACTCAAAGACCTCAAGCTGGTGCTCATGTCCGCCACCATGGACACACAGATATTTTCCAG GTATTTCAACAATTGTCCTGTGATAACCATCCCCGGCCGCCTCCACGAGGTCCAACGTTACTACCTGGAGGATATCCTGAAGATGACCAAGTACACCACCAAGAAGATGGTACAGGTTGAAAGGGAACTGAAAGCTAAGCTCAAAAGCGGGCAGAGTTACTGGTCACACCTCGAAG GACAGAAACAGAGCCCGGAAGAGATCAGCAAGGACGAAAAGGAAGCTATCGATCCGGGTCTCCAGGCCGACATGGACGAATTCCTGGACGAATGTTTCAACGAGGGCAGCCTG GACTCGTTCAGCCAGCTGCTGTACATGTTCATGTCGGAGGGCGTGCCGGCGTCGCTGGCGCACTCGCGCTGCGGCCGCTCGGCGCTGGCGGGCGCGGCGCTGCGCGGCCTGCGCGACGTGGCCGAGCAGCTGCTGCGCATCG GCGCCGATCCGACACTGAAGGACAAGAGCGGGAAGACGCCGTACGATCACGCGGTCGAAAACGGCCACACAGAGTGCGCCAAGCTGCTGGCGACTTTCGACCGTTCGGAGGAGGCTAAGAATGGCCAGGAAGAGGATACCTCGGCCGATGACTTCCTGCTGGACGTTTACAACCACGCCTTCTCGGAGGAGCTGATCGATCACGATCTGATGCTCGCGCTGGTCAGGCACATACACATGAACATGCCCAAGGGGAGTATTCTAATATTCCTGCCGGGGTACGACGACATCGTGGCCCTAAGGGACTTGATTCAAAGCTGTACAGAAATGAACGTTATGAAGTACCAGATTTTCACATTGCATAGTAATATGCAAACGTTGGACCAAAAGAAGGTGTTCAATCCTTTACCAAATGCGAGGAAGATTATTATTTCGACCAACATTGCGGAGACGTCCATAACGATCGACGATGTCGTTTACGTCATAGACTCCTGCAAGGTAAAGGAAAAGTATTATGAGTCAAATGGTGGTGTCTGCTCGTTGCAATGTGTGTGGACCTCGAGGGCCTGTTGCCAGCAGAGAGCGGGCCGCGCCGGCAGGACCAAACCCGGCCACTGCTTCCACATGTGTTCCAAGCGGAGATTCAAAACTCTACCTCTCAATTCCGTACCAGAAATACTGCGAGTTCCTCTACAAGAACTGTGCCTTCACACTAAACTATTAGCCCCGGGCAACACGCCGATAGCCGATTTCTTAGCGAAAGCTCTAGAACCACCCTCATTTTTGGCCGTCCGCAATGCAGTCACTTTACTGAAAACGATCGGAGCATTAACCTCTATGGAAGATTTAACGGAAATTGGTCAACATTTGCTAGATCTCACAGTCGAACCAAAGCTGGGCAAAATGCTGCTCTACGCGTGTGTCATGAAATGCCTCGACCCGATCTTGACAATCGTATGTAGCTTAGCCAACAAGGAACCGTTCCAGATATCGATGAATCCCGAAAACAGGAAAAAGGGCGGATTAGCCAGAAAAGAATTTGCCGCTGACTGCTACTCTGACCATATGGCGTTGCTCAGGGCATTCCAAGCCTGGCAGGCCGCCAGAGCCAATGGCACGGAGAAGGCTTTCTGCGCTAAGTATTTAATTTGCGGTGCGACTATGGAAATGATTGTGGGCTTCCGATCTCAATTATTGGCCCAACTTAGGGCTTTGTGCCTCGTCAAAGCCAGAGGCTCCGGTGACATTAAAGATGTGAATATTAATTCTGAAAAGTGGCACGTTGTTAAAGCCGTCCTTGTGAGTGGTCTCTACCCCTCTATAGCAAGAGTAGACAGGGACTCGAGTACGTTGAGGACTTCTAAAGAAGTAAAGGTCGCCTTCCATCCAAGTTCTACCTTACACCGCGGAGGTGGAGTCACAGGGTCGCAAAAGTCGGTCCAAAATCTGCCGACTGATTGGGTTGTTTTTGAGGAAATATCGCGTGTTGGTCGCTTTTGTTTCATTCGTTGCAATACTTTAATAACTCCACTAACAGTTGCTCTATTCGGAGGGCCACTAAGACTCAAGAGCGGGGCGTTTACCCAGAGAGCAAACCCTCCAGGTCTATCGAGTGATTCGGATAGTGAAGCAGACGAAAACAACTCGTCTCCGGACACGGCAGTGTTGACGCTCGATGACTGGATGGCGTTCACGGCCGACGCGTCCGACGCCATCAGTGTTTACTATTTGAGGCAAAAGCTTAGCGCTCTAGTGCTCCGTCGCATGTCGAACCCCGCCAAACCTATGAGTCCGTTAGATGAACAAATTTTAAGTACAGTGGTGCACGTCATCGGCGCCGAAGAGAAAAACATAGGACTGATTCAACCGAGCGGCATCGGACAGAGGCCCAAGCCTTTGACGTTAGATTCTCCCAATTGGCGAATGCGCGTAGACGAAGAACAGTACCGGCACGAGAACAAATACTATCCACAGTACGGTCAAAACGACTACGGAAACAACTACTACCAGAATAGTTACGGGTACAGGAACGGTCAAAGGCCGGGATGGAGGAACGACGGCATGCCGCAAGGGTTCTCGCCTCAGTCCTACAGCGGGCCGAAGAGCCCCATGTCCCCCAACGGGAAGCTGCTGCTGGCGAACATCGAGAAGTACGCGGAGGCCAGCGACGGCAGCGTGCGCTACTTCGTGGCCAAGGCGGACGACGTGCACGCCGTGGAGGCGGCGCAGGCCAGCGGCAGCTTCGCCTTCTCGCAGAACACCGCCAAGAAACTGCAGAAGGCCCAGCAG GAGGGTCACCGCGTGGTGGTGCTGTTCTCAGTGGCCAGCGCCTCCAAGTTCGTGGGAGCGGCCGCGCTCATGGACTCCGGCGCGCTGGACTGGCTCAGCGGGCAGCACGCTCCGTACCACATGCTACG ACACATAGCGAATTCTCTGACGGGCGGCAGCCGCGTGGCGGGCGCGCGAGATGGCACGGAGTTGTGCGGCGCAGCGGGGCGGGCGATGCTCGCAGCACTCACGTCTCGGAGGAGACACCCGCACGCGCAGCACTCGCAACACTCGCAGCACACACAGCACACACATGGGCAGCACTCGCAGCACGCCCAGCACGCCCAGCACGGCCATCCTCACCAGCCGAGACCCATTCAGAAGCACTCCGGTGACCTATAG